One genomic region from Prunus persica cultivar Lovell chromosome G3, Prunus_persica_NCBIv2, whole genome shotgun sequence encodes:
- the LOC18783896 gene encoding LOW QUALITY PROTEIN: fimbrin-5 (The sequence of the model RefSeq protein was modified relative to this genomic sequence to represent the inferred CDS: deleted 2 bases in 2 codons): MSGFEGVIVSDTWLQSQFTQVELRTLKSRYLSIRNQSGRVIVGDLPPVFAKLKAFTEMFTEDEVKGILLESNKDSGEEIDFESYLRAYLNLQARATAKSGGSKSSFLKATTTTVHHAINESEKSSYVAHINSYLAEDSFLKKFLPLDPCTNSLFDLAKGGVLLCKLINVAVPGTIDERAINTKTSLNPWERNENHTLCLNSAKAIGCTVVNIGTQDLVEARPYLVLGLISQIIKIQLLADLNLKKTPQLVELVDDSKDVEELLGLPPEKVLLKWMNFHLKKAGYEKQVTNFSSDVKDGEAYAYLLNALAPEHSGPAALDKKDPTERANLILEQAEKLDCKRYLTPKDIVEGSPNLNLAFVAQIFHHRNGLTTDSKTMSFAEMMTDDAETSREERCFRLWINSLGTATYVNNLFEDVRNGWVLLEVLDKISSGAVNWKKATKPPIKMPFRKVENCNQVIEIGKELNFSLVNVAGNDIVQGNKKLILAYLWQLMRFSMLQLLKNLRLHSQGKAGKEITDADILNWANKKVKKAGRTSQMDSFKDRNLSSGVFFLELLSAVEPRVVNWSLATKGETEEDKKLNATYIISVARKLGCSIFLLPEDIIEVNQKMMLTLTASIMYWSLQQPESESESSLNSPDGSPTASADGETGLASTVSKLSMDGAASNNATSPHIENENPSKVENEQSSLENERNDPSDGK; encoded by the exons atgTCTGGCTTTGAGGGAGTTATTGTTTCTGATACATGGCTGCAGAGCCAATTCACTCAAGTCGAGCTTCGGACCCTGAAATCAAGA TATCTTTCAATAAGGAATCAGTCTGGTCGCGTCATTGTGGGAGATTTGCCGCCTGTTTTTGCAAAACTGAAGGCTTTTACCGAAATGTTCACCGAAGATGAGGTTAAAGGTATCTTATTGGAGTCGAACAAGGACagtggagaagaaattgattttgagtCCTATCTTCGG GCATATTTGAATTTGCAAGCCCGTGCAACAGCAAAATCTGGTGGTTCGAAATCTTCATTTCTCAAGGCAACCACAACAACTGTTCACCACGCGATTAATGAATCTGAGAAGTCTTCTTATGTTGCCCACATTAACAGCTACCTGGCAGAAGATTCATTCTTGAAGAAGTTTCTTCCATTAGATCCATGTACAAATTCTTTATTTGATCTGGCAAAAGGTGGAGTACTACTTTG TAAGCTTATCAATGTAGCTGTTCCCGGGACTATAGATGAGCGAGCTATCAATACTAAAACTTCCCTTAATCCATGGGAGAGGAATGAGAACCATACCCTTTGTCTTAATTCTGCAAAGGCTATTGGCTGCACTGTAGTTAACATTGGCACACAGGATTTGGTAGAAGCTAGA CCCTACCTAGTACTTGGCTtgatttctcaaataatcAAG ATTCAACTGTTAGCTGATCTCAATCTGAAGAAAACTCCACAACTTGtagagttggtggatgacagCAAG GATGTGGAGGAGCTCTTGGGTCTACCACCTGAGAAGGTTCTACTGAAATGGatgaattttcatttgaagAAAGCTGGCTATGAAAAACAAGTTACAAACTTCTCTTCTGATGTAAAG GATGGAGAGGCTTATGCTTACCTGCTTAATGCTCTTGCACCAGAGCACTCAGGCCCTGCCGCCTTGGATAAGAAGGATCCTACAGAAAGAGCAAACCTTATTCTTGAGCAAGCAGAGAAATTGGATTGCAAAAGATACCTCACTCCTAAAGACATTGTTGAGGGCTCACCAAATCTTAATCTTGCGTTTGTTGCACAAATTTTCCACCACAG AAATGGCTTGACTACTGACAGTAAAACAATGTCCTTTGCTGAGATGATGACAGATGATGCCGAGACTTCTCGGGAAGAGAGATGCTTCCGACTGTGG ATTAACAGTCTTGGAACTGCTACCTATGTCAATAATCTT TTTGAAGATGTCAGAAATGG ATGGGTTCTTTTAGAAGTTCTTGACAAAATTTCTTCAGGAGCAGTCAACTGGAAAAAGGCAACAAAGCCACCGATAAAAATGCCATTTAGAAAAGTTGAGAATTGCAACCAAGTTATTGAGATTGGGAaggaattaaatttctccCTTGTGAATGTAGCAGGGAATGATATTGTGCAAGGAAATAAGAAGCTCATACTGG CATATTTATGGCAGTTGATGAGGTTTAGTATGCTTCAACTCTTGAAAAACTTGAGATTACACTCCCAAGGTAAAGCAGGAAAAGAGATTACTGATGCTGACATTCTAAATTGGgcaaacaaaaaagttaaGAAGGCAGGTAGAACCTCCCAAATGGACAGTTTCAAg gATAGAAACCTTTCAAGTGGAGTTTTCTTCCTCGAGCTTCTTAGTGCTGTGGAGCCAAGGGTGGTTAATTGGAGTCTTGCCACAAAGGGGGAAACTG AGGAAGATAAGAAATTGAATGCTACATATATAATCAGTGTCGCCCGAAAGCTTGGTTGCTCCATTTTCTTGTTACCAGAGGACATTATAGAG GTAAACCAGAAGATGATGCTTACTTTGACTGCAAGCATCATGTACTGGAGTCTGCAGCAACCAGAAAGTGAATCAGAATCAAGCCTTAACAGTCCTGATGGCTCCCCTACAGCTTCCGCTGATGGTGAAACCGGTTTGGCTAGTACAGTGTCCAAGTTGTCTATGGATGGTGCTGCTTCAAATAATGCTACCTCCCCACATATAGAGAATGAGAATCCCTCAAAGGTCGAAAATGAGCAATCTTCcctagaaaatgaaagaaatgaCCCTTCTGATGGAAAATGA
- the LOC18782576 gene encoding fasciclin-like arabinogalactan protein 7 isoform X1, protein MGIWRVCHHTKSTIKFLDKMELPVVFMLLLLCSSAAYAQTSKSPILSPTPAPAPAPEHVNLTDLLTVAGPFHTFLNYLESTKVLETFQDQANKTEEGITIFVPTDSAFSSLKKPSLSNLTADQLKSLILFHALPHYYSLSDFKNLSQSSPIPTFAGGQYTLNFTDVSGTVHLSSGWTDTKVSSSVLSTDPVAIYQVNKVLLPEAIFGTDIPPTPAPAPAPETAPAADAPTADGTNGSSSPGSSPGKSSSYRIISWGIWGHFVLAVSAGLVLFL, encoded by the exons ATGg GAATTTGGAGAGTCTGTCACCATACAAAAAGTACTATTAAGTTTTTGGACAAAATGGAACTTCCTGTGGTTTTCATGCTACTGCTTCTGTGTTCTTCAGCAGCTTATGCTCAAACTTCTAAATCTCCCATCTTAAGCCCTACTCCAGCCCCAGCACCTGCACCGGAACACGTGAACCTCACAGATTTACTCACTGTGGCTGGCCCATTCCACACCTTCCTTAACTACCTTGAGTCTACCAAAGTGCTTGAGACCTTTCAAGACCAAGCCAACAAGACTGAGGAAGGCATAACTATCTTTGTACCAACAGATAGTGCCTTCTCATCTCTTAAGAAGCCTTCTCTTTCCAATCTCACAGCTGACCAGCTCAAGTCACTCATCCTATTCCATGCCTTGCCGCATTACTATTCTTTATCTGACTTCAAAAACCTCAGCCAATCAAGCCCCATACCTACATTTGCTGGTGGACAGTACACTTTGAACTTCACTGATGTTTCAGGCACCGTGCACCTTAGCTCAGGATGGACAGACACAAAAGTGAGCAGCAGTGTGCTTTCCACTGATCCGGTTGCAATTTACCAAGTTAACAAGGTTCTTCTTCCTGAGGCAATCTTTGGCACTGACATACCTCCAACCCCAGCTCCTGCACCGGCTCCCGAAACTGCACCAGCTGCAGATGCTCCAACAGCTGATGGAACTAATGGCTCATCATCTCCAGGATCTTCACCAGGAAAATCCTCTTCTTACAGGATTATCAGCTGGGGTATTTGGGGTCACTTTGTTTTGGCAGTCTCAGCTGGGTTGGTCTTGTTCTTGTGA
- the LOC18783804 gene encoding BTB/POZ domain-containing protein At2g04740: MTQKRQPWTIDPELDGIDLDASDFAASLPLKKVPNGDVFEASRAGDVDRLSYLLESGVNVNARDQWDSVALYYACLAGHLEAARMLLENGAICSEHTFDGDRCHYAALNLKVRKLLKAFEARPPPLSPLQAAMRETFLGCGANSAYLEQADNTQFQISGLQSNDGTNSNYFTPDVVFFVQGRPIEAHRVILSARSPFFRTKFVTDWKQRKEVRFAREKLSYPALYSLIHFFYSDRLEVAVDDMEDIVRICKVCKCESLQRILEKELIHQKYAEYKALRDIDSSKKRFILQGLSLPEEDQLPAGLHNILQISLANSTLEPNLDNGVNNLTSCVGMMQISDFENDLADVCVRVDKKNFRCHQVVLASRSEYFKARLSRMKDFHEGKNDLPVDTLPVLEEHDLSSEAFEKMIEYMYTDRLKDIEPDQAGEIFDVASRYLLFPLKRAVADVLLPHLESASPAEMCHWLILSDMYGVLKIREFCLDAIAYNFETFAETCEFRAMLLTLPPPSGDSSFRTTIPSAPGAEVNTDQRNLLDDLREKWLEAEAAELDKRDESALIFDKRLEMLMVVAEREKSDGLTNDTPNGPRTSLFPCTTAPIASEQEENVG, translated from the exons ATGACCCAAAAGCGGCAACCTTGGACCATCGATCCGGAGCTGGACGGGATCGACCTCGATGCGTCCGACTTCGCCGCCTCCTTGCCCCTCAAAAAGGTTCCAAACGGCGACGTATTCGAGGCCTCACGTGCCGGCGACGTTGACCGCCTCAGCTACCTGTTAGAGTCCGGAGTCAACGTGAACGCACGTGACCAGTGGGACTCGGTGGCTCTCTACTACGCGTGCCTCGCCGGACACCTCGAGGCGGCTCGCATGCTGCTCGAGAATGGCGCGATATGCTCGGAGCACACCTTCGACGGCGATCGCTGCCACTACGCCGCGCTTAATTTGAAGGTGAGGAAGCTCTTGAAGGCGTTCGAGGCCAGGCCGCCGCCTTTGAGCCCCTTGCAGGCCGCCATGAGAGAGACCTTCTTGGGATGTGGGGCTAATAGTGCCTATTTGGAGCAGGCTGATAATACCCAGTTCCAAATTTCAG GTCTTCAATCCAACGATGGAACCAATTCCAACTACTTCACTCCAGATGTGGTATTTTTTGTTCAAGGTAGACCCATCGAAGCTCACAGAGTCATCCTAAGTGCTCGGTCACCATTTTTCAGAACAAAGTTTGTGACTGATTGGAAACAACGCAAAGAAGTAAGATTTGCAAGGGAAAAGTTGTCATATCCTGCCCTATACAGTCTCATCCACTTCTTTTATTCTGACAGACTAGAGGTTGCTGTAGATGATATGGAGGATATTGTGAGGATCTGCAAAGTATGTAAATGTGAATCTTTACAAAGGATTCTTGAGAAAGAACTGATTCACCAAAAATATGCCGAGTACAAAGCATTGAGAGACATAGACAGCTCTAAAAAGCGGTTCATCTTACAAGGCCTGTCTCTTCCTGAAGAAGATCAGCTTCCTGCTGGCTTGCACAATATCCTTCAGATTTCCCTTGCCAATTCCACCCTGGAACCCAACCTAGACAATGGGGTGAACAATTTAACATCTTGTGTTGGTATGATGCAAATCAGTGATTTTGAAAATGATCTTGCGGATGTTTGCGTAAGAGTTGATAAAAAGAATTTCCGATGCCATCAAGTGGTTTTAGCATCAAGGTCGGAATATTTTAAAGCAAGATTATCCCGTATGAAGGACTTTCATGAAGGAAAAAATGATCTACCCGTTGATACTCTTCCAGTTCTTGAGGAACATGATTTGAGCTCTGAAGCATTTGAGAAAATGATAGAGTATAT GTACACTGACAGATTGAAGGATATAGAACCTGATCAG GCTGGGGAAATATTTGATGTCGCATCTAGATATCTATTATTTCCTCTTAAGCGTGCTGTAGCTGATGTACTACTGCCACACCTGGAAAGTGCCTCACCTGCAGAAATGTGCCATTGGTTGATATTGTCAGACAT GTATGGAGTTCTGAAGATAAGGGAATTCTGTCTAGATGCAATAGCTTATAATTTTGAGACATTTGCTGAAACTTGTGAATTCCGAGCAATGCTGTTGACATTGCCTCCACCATCTGGGGATTCATCATTTCGCACCACCATTCCAAGTGCACCGGGAGCTGAGGTTAATACGGACCAGCGCAATCTTCTGGATGACTTACGAGAAAAATGGCTTGAAGCTGAAGCTGCTGAGCTTGACAAGAGAGATGAGAGTGCATTAATTTTTGACAAGCGCCTTGAGATGCTCATGGTTGTTGCAGAACGAGAAAAATCTGATGGTCTTACTAATGATACTCCCAATGGTCCTAGAACATCTTTATTCCCTTGTACTACCGCCCCCATAGCAAGTGAACAAGAAGAGAATGTAGGTTAg
- the LOC18782576 gene encoding fasciclin-like arabinogalactan protein 7 isoform X2 yields the protein MELPVVFMLLLLCSSAAYAQTSKSPILSPTPAPAPAPEHVNLTDLLTVAGPFHTFLNYLESTKVLETFQDQANKTEEGITIFVPTDSAFSSLKKPSLSNLTADQLKSLILFHALPHYYSLSDFKNLSQSSPIPTFAGGQYTLNFTDVSGTVHLSSGWTDTKVSSSVLSTDPVAIYQVNKVLLPEAIFGTDIPPTPAPAPAPETAPAADAPTADGTNGSSSPGSSPGKSSSYRIISWGIWGHFVLAVSAGLVLFL from the coding sequence ATGGAACTTCCTGTGGTTTTCATGCTACTGCTTCTGTGTTCTTCAGCAGCTTATGCTCAAACTTCTAAATCTCCCATCTTAAGCCCTACTCCAGCCCCAGCACCTGCACCGGAACACGTGAACCTCACAGATTTACTCACTGTGGCTGGCCCATTCCACACCTTCCTTAACTACCTTGAGTCTACCAAAGTGCTTGAGACCTTTCAAGACCAAGCCAACAAGACTGAGGAAGGCATAACTATCTTTGTACCAACAGATAGTGCCTTCTCATCTCTTAAGAAGCCTTCTCTTTCCAATCTCACAGCTGACCAGCTCAAGTCACTCATCCTATTCCATGCCTTGCCGCATTACTATTCTTTATCTGACTTCAAAAACCTCAGCCAATCAAGCCCCATACCTACATTTGCTGGTGGACAGTACACTTTGAACTTCACTGATGTTTCAGGCACCGTGCACCTTAGCTCAGGATGGACAGACACAAAAGTGAGCAGCAGTGTGCTTTCCACTGATCCGGTTGCAATTTACCAAGTTAACAAGGTTCTTCTTCCTGAGGCAATCTTTGGCACTGACATACCTCCAACCCCAGCTCCTGCACCGGCTCCCGAAACTGCACCAGCTGCAGATGCTCCAACAGCTGATGGAACTAATGGCTCATCATCTCCAGGATCTTCACCAGGAAAATCCTCTTCTTACAGGATTATCAGCTGGGGTATTTGGGGTCACTTTGTTTTGGCAGTCTCAGCTGGGTTGGTCTTGTTCTTGTGA
- the LOC18784204 gene encoding rho GDP-dissociation inhibitor 1 yields the protein MGGGKKSDQETEKENQDDTDNEAVEGIGRQMSEASVSAAEEEEDEEGSNKIQLGPQCTLKEQIEKDKDDESLRRWKEQLLGAVDFESVGETLEPEVKFIQLSILSPDRPDIVLDIPEDGKPKGLWFTLKEGSPHNLKFSFQVTNNIVSGLKYTNTVWKTGVKVDSTKEMIGTFSPQPEPYTHLMPEETTPSGIFARGSYSARSKFLDDDNKCYLEINYTFDIRKEWAK from the exons ATGGGGGGAGGAAAGAAGAGTGATcaagaaacagagaaagaaaatcaagATGATACTGATAACGAGGCAGTAGAGGGAATTGGCAGACAGATGAGTGAGGCTTCTGTCTCTGCAgctgaggaggaggaagatgaagaaggaaGCAACAAGATTCAGTTGGGTCCTCAATGCACTCTTAAAGAACAGATTGAGAAGGATAAG GATGATGAGAGTTTGAGGAGGTGGAAGGAACAGCTTCTTGGGGCTGTGGATTTTGAGAGTGTTGGAG AAACTCTTGAACCTGAAGTGAAGTTCATTCAACTGTCAATCCTCTCTCCTGATAGACCTGACATTGTTCTTGATATTCCGGAAGATGGGAAACCCAAGGGCTTATGGTTTACGCTGAAAGAAGGCAGTCCACACAACCTGAAATTCTCCTTCCAAGTTACCAATAACATTGTATCCGGCCTCAAGTACACCAACACTGTGTGGAAAACTGGTGTCAAGG TTGACAGCACAAAAGAGATGATTGGAACTTTCAGTCCTCAGCCAGAGCCTTACACACATTTGATGCCAGAAGAGACCACGCCTTCTGGCATATTTGCCAGAGGATCATATTCTGCAAGATCAAAG TTTCTGGACGATGATAACAAGTGCTACTTGGAAATCAATTACACCTTCGACATTCGAAAGGAATGGGCTAAATAA
- the LOC18783530 gene encoding uncharacterized protein LOC18783530: protein MATAQVVSAKTALPVEDTTHEEPIKAQEVVTEVAACAAEAEAVAEEPKEAETVVASGEVPKAEAAEADETTPVEVETKEVKVVEEAKEDVVAKEEAEEPTVEKTAEPELVEETKEKLNIDDSAEAPSAEPIAPEPVSEPAAEDPKEEVVVKEEEKPEAVEEEKPAADAAEEKVVKEEPVEKAE, encoded by the exons ATGGCCACTGCTCAG GTTGTATCAGCAAAGACAGCCCTCCCTGTGGAGGACACAACTCATGAGGAACCAATTAAGGCACAAGAAGTAGTGACAGAAGTAGCAGCATGCGCAGCTGAGGCAGAGGCTGTTGCAGAAGAGCCAAAGGAGGCAGAGACTGTTGTGGCTTCTGGTGAAGTTCCTAAGGCTGAGGCTGCAGAAGCTGATGAAACCACCCCAGTTGAGGTTGAGACAAAGGAGGTGAAGGTGGTGGAGGAGGCGAAGGAAGATGTTGTGGccaaagaagaagcagaagaacCAACAGTAGAGAAGACTGCTGAGCCAGAACTTGTAGAGGAGACTAAGGAGAAATTGAATATTGACGACTCTGCTGAGGCTCCTTCTGCCGAACCAATTGCCCCGGAGCCGGTATCGGAACCAGCGGCTGAAGATCCTAAAGAAGAGGTAGTGGTtaaggaagaagagaagccTGAAGCTGTTGAGGAAGAGAAGCCAGCTGCTGATGCTGCCGAGGAGAAAGTTGTCAAGGAAGAGCCGGTGGAGAAGGCTGAGTAA